tttttaattcatagacaaTGTCACGCATGAAAACATAAAGGCAGTTATACACTTTCACGCAATTTTCCCAACTATTAATTAACCCTCATACACGcgggcgcttttacaacgcgcaTTAAAAAGCGTTGGAATGACACAAATAGATACAAGAGTacatattatattctttgcaaGAGTATCTCCTTAGTACTTTGTGGATACAagtgtacctatatttattcaCACAACGGCGGTGGCGCTTTtaatcaagcgttgttggattttggactttaagcccccattcgcatgAGAGCTTTtccaacgcgcgttaaaaaagcgcttgaatttGTCCgtactctaaattcgatttaacgaccttAAAGCctttaaagtcgaaaatccaacaacgcttgataaaaagcgccaccgctgttcTGTGGATACATACCAAACATACaaggttatccatttgtgtcattcaaacgctattttaacgcgcgttgaaaaagctcccgtgGGAATGGGGGCTAAGCCTTGGtagttaaatcgaatttagagtgcggacagattcaagcgcttttttaacgcgcgttgtaaaagcgcccgtGTGTATGAGGGCTTACGAGTGGTAACTACTGGTTATTTGTTTTGTTCTTGTTAaactgctcgtgctaatattgataaccgagcaagcaaaagattccaaatttgaaccacaagcgtagccacagaataactaatagtactacatACCATGGCATAGCGATAGGttcaaaaagtggaatcttaagcgtggcgagggttaaacaatttttttcaccataccaaccTGAGGAAGTTAAATCtaactataaaatataaaataaatcaaaccaaatcaaattaacatgaatttgattaaatatttatcattcaaagtCAATTATGCCAGCCAGCATAAGGAAACAACTTTTTTGCATTAAtttactttgccactcttgtggCTAAACTAAAACCCAATTTTCTCATTCGTTTTTGAACAACCAATATCTCATTCCCATacagtttttaattattataaaattttgagcTAGATGGCGCTGCTGAGGGTAGTAAAAATCCTACATCGCtctatcaaaattttttttgaataatGACTGCATGTAATACTTATAATTGCCTGATCAGTGATCATACCATAATATCATTCAGCTTAAAGTAACACACATATAAAAAGGCGAATTGAGGAGAGAGCtataaaacacaaataaaacataatgagtatttattttaaaaaagtataaaaaattgCTTAAAATATGCAAATTGGACGGAACGGGTTACACTATATGTACTTTTTAATACGACATCCTAAAAACAATACTTAGTTATTATAATTTACACGGATTCCGCGCATTACATTCTACTTAcaaaattatacaataaataatatccaCTCGTTGATTTTTTCAACCATTTTACCTGCCTGTGGCTCCCTCGcaaattacataaatatctaAAACTCCCAAGACTTGCAAGGGACTCGAGCCCTACCATGTTGGAATTAGGCTTGTGTGCTAAAGGACCGCTCATTCCATAAGCCAAAATAAACCCCCGGTAAGCCAGGTACAAgtaagcggtggtggccgagtggatatgacgcccgactttcaatccgaaggtcgcgggttcaaatcctggctcgtaccaatgctttctcggaacttatgtacgaaatatcatttgatatttaccactagcttttcggtgaaggaaaacatcgtgaggaaacctgcatacatctgcgtaGAAAtccaaaggtgtatgtgaagtccccgatccgcattgggctagcgtggggactatagcccaagccctctcgcgcatgagaggaggcctgtgcccagcagtgggacgtatataggctgaattattaagCCAGGTACAAACGGTACACTGTTGTAGCCACCAGGCCTGACTTTTTGTTTGTGAAATTAATATCTAAAACTCCCAAGACTCAAGCCACTTGAGTCCCGCCATGGTGGAATTAGGCTCGTGTGCAAGCGGCCCACTCATGCCATAAGCCAAAGGAGAGAACAGGTAGAAACTGTACACGGTAGTGGACAACACGAGGCCTATAGCTCCTTGGTACACAGCACGGCCGAGCTCCGGGCTTAGGTAAGCCTTGATGCTTTTTAGAAGATATTCGGTGAGAATACCTAGAAAGAGAAAGTTGGTTAGAATTTCTTGTAAGAATTTCGTTTATGATCACATATTATCATATTATTTACAGAACATAATAAAGAAACTGCTCTAAACAAGTGTTATGACACAGGACTCCATTAGTTTTGATTTTATGCTCGACTTAAATGAAAACTTATAATGCAAGATGTAGAAAAGAGGAGCACCATATTTAGTTAGGTGATGGAAGCTAGAATTAGGCAAggataagggggaggcctatgttaagggggaggcctaagttcagcagtggacgtagtggctgagatgatgataggcaattattaataatttcttcTCATTTTAGATGAATTTATGTCATTCTATCAAAAATGTAACTGAGCTTTTAATGATGATATGCTGTTCTCACAAAGCCAGATACCTATTGGCAGAACCGTATTGATTTGATTACCCGTTAGCATGGAACTGAAGACCAAGGCAGGGAAGTAGTGGTGGAAGTACAGCACTCGTCCCATCGCCCAGAAGGGTACGTAGTGCAACGCCCAGCCAATGAAGCTCCATCCCGCTGCGTTTAGGAGTCTTGCATTTTCACCACCTGTgttcaaataataatattagtaggaagtatgttgtgttgtgtatgtttcttttctcttaataaatgtattaattttacaggatattgactctcgGAGACCCTATACaatatacatctctaaggataacttgataaactatataatcttatagttctgacacctagagacatttacacctctaaacattatagttttttttgtgtgttttgtatctgtattttgtatgtaattcgacattaagggaccatatacatctcttagtaatttgtaatacgttagattgaattgttagttttattttataaaactgttgatgttattatttttgcttgtatgtaaattcaatgttgacgtgtaaaagtgcccttgtggcctatttgctgaataaatgttgatgtttgatgtttgaaggTATTAGCTTTGCGTTGAAATTCGGCGGTTGACAAGGAGTTGTTATGGCCAACTATATACTGATGTAGACTGGGCTATGAAGCtgatttgtattatttaaaaaaataccttgcAACACGATGCCGCGCGCCTCCGCCCGCTTCTCCCTAACGGAGTTGACAACATAAATGACGAAGAACACGGCGAGGAACGCGAGGTTGGTCCACCACACCACCGGGTTGCCTAGCAGGTAGACTCTGTGCGCGCTACCGGAGAAGAATTGGCCCTGTAACCAAAtagaacatcatcatcatcattggcctttacatCTTCTTCAGATGTTTGTTACAGCTGCTGTGCATTTCGAGAGTCACATCATTTCTGGTGACTGAACAAACCGCTGCGGGCTCTGCACTGCTTCCCACAATGGTCACAAGTAAATTTGGCGTTAGCTGGAGGTGTCGGTTGTTGTCTCTTTAGACGACGCTCCTTAAGTTTTTCAAACCACTGGTCGTCGTGATTTGTTCTGCCTTTGCGTAGTAAGTGACGCCATTCCAGTGCCAGGAGTTCCCATACAGTTACAGGCAGGCAGATTAACCCATTGACTGCCATCGACGACAAGTGTGCGCCGCTACAGCCCACTATCAAaattcacgatgacgcgccgcacATGATAGGAGTGGCGTTCAAAGAGTTAATATTAGCAGTACACCTGTCAATGCGAACATGACTGATtttgataaactcaaaaatacaTATCCTTGCTATGCTTGCCTTCGGCTTCATTGCTTTTGATTCTTGAGAAATAGGTGAGGACCTAATATCGATCCTTGAGGAACACCAATCCAGATTCTAGAGTCTACTAATCTTGAAATGCTTTGAGGAGTAGGTACTTTCTGAAGCTTATCTAATTTAGTTATAGGTACATCTGTAAACCATCGAAATTCTTCCTTCCCAAAGTTTGCTTATATTAATAGTATATTCTAATGATCTACGCCATCGAACGCCTCTAACAAGTCATATAAGCATGTGGATTAAATACCGATTGCCTCCATTTCTTCATACTTGTGGCGACCTTAGTCGACAGTTGACAGAGGGTTCTGCCACTGCCTGAGCTTGCTAAATAGTGACCTCAAAATCGATATGCTTGCTAGTCCTTTTAACTACCTAGCCAATGTTTCTAGGGTAATTTTTTACCCCACATTTTAAACCTGTATAAAGACTGTGTGACAGTTGGacccttaaactacgtccaggacccgggtatgtcctataaccacgtccaagatcaccggtggacgggcagcagcgtccctcaaattcggtgtactcgactgcgatcgccaacccgcctgccaagcgcggcgattatggcattcaccccccaaaaaagggggaggcctatgttcagcagtggacgtcttatggctgagatgatgatgaaagacTGTGTGACCTTACCCGGTAGTTGATAGGCCACTGCCACGGCTGGCTGGTGACCTCGCCCTCTTTAGGCTTGAGCCCCGCGTTGCCCTGCAACATCACGGCGTGGGACTCTAAGAAGCGCTCTATGAAGCCTGACGCGTAGGCCTCGAAGCTTACTTTTGGTACTGTGAAAGATAGCAACGGTTACAAAAAGGAGTGTACCAGGTATTAAACCACCAATAaccaattaataataatatataataattaggtaATATGGACCAtgtttgtctgaaataaatgcattttttttaaagagtcGGCATACAGGGGTCCAATAGGTTTGACCGATTTCAGAAGATTTGACATTTGATTTAGAAATGTTGAACTAGAGCGTACCGTACAGACGAAGATAACGGAAACGATCACCAAAGTCtaagtttttaatgtttttcaaACAAAGGGAATAAAGTGATAGGTAtcttaggatggtattccatctgtccaatatcttgatCCTATGTGTATTtacatctcacattttgcttaatgagagagtgagacgcaatgcacattggacaaagaaattggataagTGGAATACCATACCACCTATCTGCTTGTTAGTAGCCAAGTTAAGTCTACTAGTCTCTATACAGGGGTAAACAACTAAACACCtgtactgcaaaacgtaattcaagaccaagaaaagtaagacaatgttgccactgcaataatttgtttgtaaaattgtaaattccttttaataaataatcacgctaagataatttattcattagtaattttactcctactatttaaaaaagtacttttatttacttatttgtacataaatacaagacgcgctagtaaaaaagtggcaacatttcttactttttttggtcttgaattacgtttttcaGTTTAGTCTCTATACAGGAGCAAATACATAGGGACTCCGAGCACACTAAAAGAGGCAGTCAGCAACCTGAAAACATTGCTGGGCTTCATTGAGTAGCTGGGGTGATTAGGGTAACGCTACCTcgtttcacgcaaaataggcacaatggttgtcgatttgcggaaaTCGGTCAGAAGCACTAACTAACACGATCAAATCCTCTTTATTACCGTTCGTCAAGTTTACAGGATCATCAATATTATTAGCATTGTATAAACATTAATTTCACTTAAAAACTACGaaatctaaaactataaattacaaCTAACCTATAAAAACTAATCAAATAACCCACCCCGCATCGCCCCCGGCGCAAAAGTGCCCATCACACTTGCTGCGTTACCTCGTTGAACCGCGATGGACAACCTCTGCGCCAGGAACAACTCGGAGCGGGGGTCGAGACCCCTCTGCTGCAGGCGACGTCCCATTTCCCCGAGAAAAGTTTTCGCCTCCGCGCACCAACACCCCGATTTCTCCACAGCCAAGGGAACGAACAAGTAGTTccctaactaactaactaagtCTACTTACGGTCATCAAACACATTGTCCTCTACGTTCCACAGCGCGTTCTTGTCCCTCAAGTTGGGGTTGCAGGCGACCTCTTGCTGCTCGTAACCCCACTTCGGTAACTGCTTGCCGGTTGTTGTCAGTGCGCACGCCTGCAAACAAACACAAATCATTGAGAAACACAAaatgttattgaaaaaaaagttatcaTGGAATTTACGGAACATTCCGTGTTTCACgaaaaaacgcaattttttttatgtttacaacctgatgatgatgatactgaTTCCAATGGTTTagcttaaaaatgtaatataaaccGCAACTCAGATTCCTAACATTCTCGTAATAATCTAAAGTTCGTAAGCGAAACTCTGCTGGAATGCATGGAATCCACCATCAACACAGTGTTGGATCCACTTAGTTGTTGCAGTATGTGCCTAATAATGTcatctatatgtcggcggcagatcataatgttcctgtgtattgttttgaggatagtcacattaaaccaatatataggtaagataggttcgttaggttgctttagatgcccgaagggcaaactgcccagaaataggcctacgcggggctccgtcgactcagggaacgagtcaaagattttcacgtttcacgatatgcctaggaatttcacgatatgcctgatcttacgatcggccgccgagaTATATACTCCCATATTACAGTATTATTGGTTACAATGGTTACAGTTTGGcgatattataaattttatttgtaagcaAGTACCTTTTGtgtaaaaacaaatttaaaaaaagttgtcATATGACGTGCTCACTTGCAAATAGTGCACGAACATGAGTTTACTCTTGACAGTTTGTATTTCGTCGCCATCTTTGCCTCCACCAATCACGATCTTCCACACGTCGTTCGCGTCGCCAACTCCGTCCTAGACATGAAGTGAGTTCAGAATATGCGTAGcattagtttaaaatttaatactttgtaactacctgtgagttcctgtaattggcttcCTGTTTTAATCTTGTTGtctattgtaaattttatagctgttggttctcctaacataaataaataaatatgaatttcATATCATGAAACTAATAGAAGATGTTCACAGGCCAAACATAACAAGGGTAGCTTAAGATACTCTCCCGCACAAACGGCAAGAGTCGCTATTTTTTGTTACAGGATAGAATTAAGTGGAATTTTTTGTCGATccggattaaaaaaaaatcataatgcCGGATTCAGAGAGTCAcatagtatagttcgttttttaacattagaaaaagGCGATATTGACGTGTCttgtaattgaaaaacgctttttaataaatatatttgccgtgacttattttacaaaagtgtttttcaataaaaacacacgtcaagattgtttaccgcgcccaagtagcacagatagctctataactactcacttttagttctatctaacgctctgtgcgtattaagacacttataacagcacactcgtggtcctacagctgtataatagatttcagtgatatttatatagcttagggctgattaaaagctgcattacggctctgaaaactaccattaatacgcaaagagtgatataaaggtatatttgctacgaacctatacagctttaagggttatcaaatgctttaaccgttataaggtctgtttagtggataaaattacgccatgtgctgtataaggaggtaattgtggacttttattacgttgacttattaagggagcacaagtgaactattatgaagctaatagatgtataatggaaaacatgtggcacattatacagcttttcgcttaacatgtttaccgctaagcagcttttattacgctgacttttaagggaccacgagtgaactaatatgaagccaatagacgcataatggaacacctgtggcgcataatacagcttatcgctgaacgtgtttaccgctaagcagcttttattacgctgactttttaaggaagcacgaatgaactattatgaagccaatagacgtataatggaacatacgtggcgcataatacagcttatcgctgaacatgtttaccgctaagcagcttttattacgctgacttttaagggagcacgagtgaactaatatgaagccaatagacctataaatgaaacacatgtggcgcataatactgcttatgactgaagatgtttaccgctaaagcagcttttattttgctgacttattataagggagaacgagtgaactgttatgaaaccaatagacgtataatcgaacacatgtggcgcataatacggcttagcgctgaacatgtttaccgctaagcagcctattttactaccattgagactgtgtgtatagcggctatttaaacgttcacaagatgccttataactgtttagaggttcactagtttatcgaaagaacgacttggactttatagtggttcacttaagtatcttaatcagatatataacagtcatatgctgcatattagaattttaacggttcacgttgctttttaacattgaccgccattttattgtatataacctacaaaatttaaattacttttccaacttttaagggcaacaataacgttttgtgcatgagttcttaacctaaatcactagtttagcacttcctataacgtattattaactttttatctcataattccgtccaaaccactaaagtagtttttacacaatagcttatttatatcattaatttaaataaatcctgattattctcgtggcgcattgaaattttcttagataatgtatatatataatgtcaataaacttgcattcccaaacatctttctcacattaatatataaaagatcatgtactaacatttaactaaacactttaacaaaatgacttatggtgttgttgcgctaaaggtttttgcttcaatataaatatgttttttaaggcagaggtgtaaaagtatgttaataattatcttttattcagcccaacgtcaatctttcccggtattagggcgcacatgtgacatattaactgaataaagggtaactggtggtctattacccagtcaatatacacctcttataactcctgttaccccttataattccattaaattgctgctacaatgctcttaaacagctatgtgaacttaaggctgcataatttgtgcccatttaagagttataaaagctgaaaagaggcttatacagctcttatgcagcttttttattccagcttcaagcgtattcgtacttcattatgcggctgctatatagctaatctgtgctacttgggcgtTAGACGTTTTATGACGGTATAAGATATTCCTCTAGCTTACTTCGCCGTATCCAGTAACTTGCATGCATTTCTGCGTGAGCGGCGCGCGCTCCCTGTGCGAGTGCAGGTTGCGCATAGTCTGCGCATGCGTGAGCCGCACTAGATCTCCGCTGCGCACAAGCACAGTGCCTGAAGGTGAGGATGCGTATGGCCGGACGATCCAGCGGTTGTTCTCGTCTTTGTGCGTGTAAGTTGTTATCTGTGGAAGAGGTTTaagtttaactttttttttcaggccCGATTGGACTACAGCATTAGTCTATAGGGTTTCATAGCAGAAGAATTAGTGTACGTTATATTAATTACATATGAACGTAATAAATTACTGATCTCTAAAATTAAAGTCCGATCTTGATTGGTTGGCCGAATGTGTCAGCAATGTGTAAGCATACGAGTAAGTTGGCAATGTTTTAACTTAAAAATTCTCACTTGTCACTGGTAACATTTCTGTACAACGCCATCTCTGTTGAGTTTCGTTTGTACTAACACTTAAGAGAGGTCAAATATCaactttaaaaatcaaataataaaGCTCGTATTTATCTGTTGCTGTCTAGCGCCGACTCCGGCCGGGTACAGATGGTGGTGCGAGTGTAAACCCCCCTCCAGTGCGATGGTTCTTCAACGTCACTATTGCTCCATAGGCCAGTACGCGAGGGGCACTGGCGTTGTGAAGACTGTTCCTTATGAAACTTGGGAATAGCGACCAACAATAAAAGAATAAAGCTCATATGTACCTGTTGCTGCCTCGCGCCAACCCCGGCCGGGTACAGATGATGATGCGAGTGTAAGTACCCCCCTCCAGTGCGATGGTTCTTCAATGTCACTACTGCTCCATAGGCCAGTACGCGAGGGGCACTGGCGTTGTGAAGACTGTTTCCTATGAGGCGCGCTTGGAAACCGGATGAATAGAAGCCGTCGCCGTTTCCACTGTTGaaatttaatttatgtaatGTGTTATGAACAATTCCATTTTTAAACAATCAAGTAATATTTAACTAAGGCTAGTATTTGCCAGGGTGGATAATTACGAAGCATCTGTGTGCGTAATGTAGTAATTAACCTTTTTGATAATACGGTGAGATGTATCCAGAAGAAGAACACGTAGAGAGCAGCAGGCCACAAGATTAGAGTGATGGTTCTGCCAATCAGATGTTTCACGGTGAGGCTCTGAAAGGAATAGACAAAATTAATCATACATATGGGTACTAACATAAAAGTATTCCATCAAATATATCATTTCCTGAAGCCACAAAAATTCTTTCGTATGTCTGTCAGGCTGTTCTCTACATATTGCATTTCTAAACCGATTCTcctgaaattttgtgagcagctTCCATAATTACATGGATTTTTTTCGATACCATCTTTGTACTCgcagtatattattatgtataattaACTATAACATTACCACAGGTTTTGTAAGGTCTCCGAGGACGTCCCACAAGTCAGCCACAGTCCGCAGCCCCACAAAAAGCACGACGAACAGCCCCACAAACTTGACCGACATGGTGCAGGCCAGCGAAGCACCGAGGAACAGCTGCCAGGTTATCAGTATTGGTGAGAAGGGCGCGTGACCTTCGGTGGTGAGCGTGCGGACCTGAGTAATGCAAAACGCTTATAACCAATTAGACAGAAATTATAAGCTCATTACGCGCGTATAAATCCGGATTATACGCGTCGCACGCGTCCGCGCCAGTTAGCGTTGCGCGTACCTATACTACATATTTGTTAACCCGCTCCGTGCAAccgcgccagctagcggacgcTAGAACGCGTCCAGATAGAACGAGTTGCCTTGCGAGAAAATCGCCGCGCAGACGCGATATACCAATTATGCaagatattttatttaccttCATAGCACCATAAATAGAGCAGCTCATAAAAAACAGCAAAATTGGGTCCAACAAAATATACCGGTTTAGAGTAAGAAAACCAACATCTGAaacaattatataatatataaaatattatattacataagATATACAATTAATATAACGTTGAGTTTGAAGGTTTATATGGAAGTAATAGTTCCACGATTTCGTTTCGACAGTTGAGAAGTcattaacttatttaaataaaacatgttCTAATTTTCAATCCTTTTCATCCTCTTAGGAAATGAATTCCGGTaagtata
Above is a window of Cydia fagiglandana chromosome 18, ilCydFagi1.1, whole genome shotgun sequence DNA encoding:
- the LOC134673304 gene encoding protein O-mannosyl-transferase 2 isoform X2 — translated: MPDKVKTSRKNSSIKLWWITFGVLCGATFVTRFYKVLEPDHVCWDETHFGKMGSWYINRTFFFDVHPPLGKMLIALSGKLTGYDGTFPFDKPGDKYDGAKYEGMRIFCTTLGALVIPLTFLSLWEMTKSLDSSFIGTMLLLCDVGFLTLNRYILLDPILLFFMSCSIYGAMKSLTVKHLIGRTITLILWPAALYVFFFWIHLTVLSKSGNGDGFYSSGFQARLIGNSLHNASAPRVLAYGAVVTLKNHRTGGGYLHSHHHLYPAGVGARQQQITTYTHKDENNRWIVRPYASSPSGTVLVRSGDLVRLTHAQTMRNLHSHRERAPLTQKCMQVTGYGEDGVGDANDVWKIVIGGGKDGDEIQTVKSKLMFVHYLQACALTTTGKQLPKWGYEQQEVACNPNLRDKNALWNVEDNVFDDLPKVSFEAYASGFIERFLESHAVMLQGNAGLKPKEGEVTSQPWQWPINYRGQFFSGSAHRVYLLGNPVVWWTNLAFLAVFFVIYVVNSVREKRAEARGIVLQGGENARLLNAAGWSFIGWALHYVPFWAMGRVLYFHHYFPALVFSSMLTGILTEYLLKSIKAYLSPELGRAVYQGAIGLVLSTTVYSFYLFSPLAYGMSGPLAHEPNSTMAGLKWLESWEF
- the LOC134673304 gene encoding protein O-mannosyl-transferase 2 isoform X1, encoding MPDKVKTSRKNSSIKLWWITFGVLCGATFVTRFYKVLEPDHVCWDETHFGKMGSWYINRTFFFDVHPPLGKMLIALSGKLTGYDGTFPFDKPGDKYDGAKYEGMRIFCTTLGALVIPLTFLSLWEMTKSLDSSFIGTMLLLCDVGFLTLNRYILLDPILLFFMSCSIYGAMKVRTLTTEGHAPFSPILITWQLFLGASLACTMSVKFVGLFVVLFVGLRTVADLWDVLGDLTKPVSLTVKHLIGRTITLILWPAALYVFFFWIHLTVLSKSGNGDGFYSSGFQARLIGNSLHNASAPRVLAYGAVVTLKNHRTGGGYLHSHHHLYPAGVGARQQQITTYTHKDENNRWIVRPYASSPSGTVLVRSGDLVRLTHAQTMRNLHSHRERAPLTQKCMQVTGYGEDGVGDANDVWKIVIGGGKDGDEIQTVKSKLMFVHYLQACALTTTGKQLPKWGYEQQEVACNPNLRDKNALWNVEDNVFDDLPKVSFEAYASGFIERFLESHAVMLQGNAGLKPKEGEVTSQPWQWPINYRGQFFSGSAHRVYLLGNPVVWWTNLAFLAVFFVIYVVNSVREKRAEARGIVLQGGENARLLNAAGWSFIGWALHYVPFWAMGRVLYFHHYFPALVFSSMLTGILTEYLLKSIKAYLSPELGRAVYQGAIGLVLSTTVYSFYLFSPLAYGMSGPLAHEPNSTMAGLKWLESWEF